A part of Helicobacter himalayensis genomic DNA contains:
- a CDS encoding O-acetylhomoserine aminocarboxypropyltransferase/cysteine synthase family protein, with the protein MANLSSNNFTSNTLSLHAGYDYDAQRTLSVPVYQSTAFSFESLEQAAARFGLQELGNIYSRLTNPSVDTLARRLAAVEGGAFGVATASGSSAIFYTIANLAQAGDNIVYANKIYGGTQTLFVHTLKRFGIEARVFDIDDLSTLEKVIDSNTKAIFFESLSNPQISIADVETITTIAKKHKIVSVCDNTVATALLFRPFEWGVDVSVHSLTKYVNGHGSGLGGAVIEREGLNDLIKDNPRYPAFNTPDESYHGLVYASLPLPIFCIRLITEWLRNIGASLSPQNAWIHLQGLETLELRIKRHSDNALAIAEFLESHPNVSSVSYPGLKSSPYYGLLKKYFKDSRASGLLSFEVKSKEAAIKICNSLELFSITANIGDSKSLIIHPYSTTHSQLSEAEFKSAGITPCTVRLSVGLESVEDLLADLKRVL; encoded by the coding sequence ATGGCAAATCTAAGTAGCAACAATTTCACTTCAAACACACTTTCCCTTCACGCGGGGTATGACTATGACGCACAGCGCACATTAAGCGTGCCGGTGTATCAAAGCACGGCTTTTAGCTTTGAGAGTTTAGAGCAAGCAGCAGCGCGCTTTGGCTTACAGGAGCTTGGGAATATTTATTCTCGTCTTACAAATCCGAGTGTTGATACACTTGCAAGACGTTTAGCAGCGGTTGAAGGTGGTGCATTTGGCGTGGCAACAGCAAGTGGAAGTAGCGCGATTTTCTACACAATCGCTAACCTCGCGCAAGCAGGCGATAATATCGTGTATGCAAATAAAATCTATGGTGGCACACAAACACTTTTCGTGCATACTTTGAAGCGCTTTGGTATTGAAGCACGCGTATTTGATATTGATGATTTAAGCACTTTGGAAAAAGTGATAGATTCTAACACAAAGGCGATTTTCTTTGAATCCCTTTCAAATCCGCAAATTTCAATCGCAGATGTGGAGACAATCACAACTATCGCAAAAAAACATAAAATCGTAAGCGTGTGTGATAATACCGTGGCTACCGCGCTTTTATTCCGCCCATTTGAGTGGGGCGTAGATGTGAGCGTGCATAGCTTGACAAAATATGTAAATGGGCATGGCAGCGGGCTTGGGGGAGCTGTCATCGAGCGCGAGGGCTTAAATGACCTAATCAAAGATAATCCACGCTACCCAGCTTTCAACACACCTGATGAAAGTTACCACGGATTGGTATATGCGAGCCTACCACTGCCGATTTTCTGTATCCGCCTCATCACAGAATGGTTGCGCAACATTGGCGCATCTCTAAGCCCGCAAAATGCGTGGATTCACTTGCAGGGCTTGGAAACTTTGGAATTACGCATTAAGCGTCATAGTGATAATGCCCTTGCAATTGCAGAGTTTTTAGAATCCCACCCAAATGTAAGCTCTGTAAGCTATCCGGGACTAAAAAGCAGTCCTTATTATGGTTTGCTAAAAAAATACTTCAAAGATTCTCGCGCAAGCGGGCTTTTGAGCTTTGAGGTGAAAAGCAAAGAAGCTGCAATTAAAATCTGCAATAGCTTGGAGCTTTTCTCTATTACGGCAAATATTGGGGATTCTAAGTCGCTTATCATCCACCCTTACTCCACCACACATTCACAGCTTAGCGAGGCGGAATTCAAGTCTGCTGGCATCACACCTTGCACGGTGCGCTTGAGTGTGGGGCTAGAAAGTGTGGAAGATTTATTGGCGGATTTAAAGCGGGTATTGTAG
- a CDS encoding cyclase family protein — protein MKKLPLIALFLAFSLTLTQAKEDKNQTSQIVQALEILQKGKWVDLTHAVNEEIPRFGSFPKLEKETLYNVKNDGFFVYKSSFVTQYGTHIDAPIHFVEGKRSLEQIELKELILPLVVINKEKEVNKNPDFILSKQDVLEWERINGAIPEGSFVAFASGWSKRWGKKDFNNKDSKGVAHTPGWSIEALDYVLNERGAVAIGHETFDTDGSKDVIKNNFFESEKFVLAQDKYQLEILNNLTSLPAKGGIIVIGVPKFAGYPGFPVRAFAIIPQ, from the coding sequence ATGAAAAAACTACCGCTTATTGCGCTATTTTTAGCGTTTAGTTTAACTTTGACACAAGCAAAAGAGGATAAAAACCAAACAAGCCAAATCGTGCAAGCCCTAGAAATCTTGCAAAAAGGCAAATGGGTGGATTTAACCCACGCGGTAAATGAGGAAATACCACGCTTTGGCTCATTCCCAAAGCTTGAAAAAGAAACGCTTTATAATGTCAAAAATGATGGCTTTTTTGTGTATAAAAGCTCGTTTGTCACGCAGTATGGCACACATATTGATGCGCCTATCCACTTTGTGGAGGGCAAAAGGAGCTTAGAGCAAATCGAGTTAAAAGAGCTTATCCTTCCGCTTGTGGTGATAAATAAAGAAAAAGAGGTGAATAAAAATCCGGACTTTATCCTTAGCAAGCAAGATGTTTTGGAGTGGGAACGTATCAATGGCGCAATTCCAGAGGGTAGCTTTGTGGCGTTTGCGAGTGGTTGGAGCAAGAGATGGGGCAAAAAGGATTTTAACAATAAAGATTCTAAAGGTGTGGCGCATACGCCCGGTTGGAGTATTGAGGCGCTTGATTATGTGCTAAATGAGCGCGGGGCGGTAGCTATCGGACACGAGACATTTGATACTGATGGTAGCAAAGATGTGATAAAAAATAATTTTTTTGAAAGCGAAAAGTTTGTGCTAGCGCAGGATAAATACCAACTTGAGATTCTTAATAATCTCACAAGCCTACCAGCAAAGGGCGGAATCATCGTTATTGGTGTGCCAAAATTTGCAGGCTATCCCGGATTTCCTGTCCGTGCATTTGCGATAATCCCGCAATAG
- a CDS encoding DUF354 domain-containing protein gives MIWLDITDPKYVLFFRALLPYLQGLDEVFITTRKSSGYDECARLLELFKIPHISVGGYGGAQKIEKFKARLEREKLLLELIAPKNPKIFITGVSVEGAQCAFGLGIPVVHFADTPIAGNVCDARLLSIVARLSLPLSRLIFYPFVLPSAAFTMLGMQSHNIVSYPFIDVALWLENIEDLRAQRLKGKESAPFLRALGFREELPIILVREEEYKAHYVTKQARILYESVHLLHQHLRANIVIMPRYESAPLIAEFGYLERVKILESKFAPQEFYPYIDVLLGGGGSMNLEACYLGIPTISVRSLFLFHDSFLLENGFMSHATNAQEVLKLVESMLIHARKDNKKAFVKGDLESAKRAIIQRLREEFYSIP, from the coding sequence TTGATTTGGCTTGATATTACTGACCCAAAATATGTGTTGTTTTTTCGCGCGTTGTTGCCGTATTTGCAGGGCTTAGATGAGGTGTTTATTACGACAAGAAAATCAAGCGGTTATGATGAATGCGCGCGTCTTTTGGAGCTTTTCAAAATCCCGCATATTAGCGTGGGCGGCTATGGTGGCGCGCAAAAAATTGAAAAGTTTAAAGCGCGCTTAGAGCGTGAGAAACTCTTGCTTGAGCTTATCGCGCCAAAAAATCCAAAAATTTTTATTACCGGCGTGAGCGTGGAGGGCGCGCAGTGTGCGTTTGGGCTTGGGATTCCGGTGGTGCATTTTGCGGATACGCCAATTGCGGGGAATGTGTGCGATGCGCGTTTGCTTAGCATTGTGGCGCGTCTAAGTCTGCCCCTTTCACGTCTTATTTTTTATCCTTTTGTGCTTCCGAGCGCGGCTTTTACTATGCTAGGTATGCAATCGCACAATATTGTGAGTTATCCATTTATCGATGTCGCGCTGTGGCTTGAAAATATAGAGGATTTGCGCGCGCAAAGGCTTAAGGGTAAAGAGAGTGCGCCATTTTTGCGTGCGTTAGGCTTTAGAGAGGAGCTTCCGATTATTCTTGTGCGTGAGGAGGAGTATAAGGCACATTATGTTACAAAGCAAGCGCGCATTCTTTATGAAAGCGTGCATTTACTTCACCAACACTTACGCGCAAATATCGTCATTATGCCTCGTTATGAGAGTGCGCCTTTGATTGCGGAGTTTGGGTATTTAGAGCGGGTGAAAATTTTAGAATCTAAGTTCGCCCCGCAGGAATTTTACCCCTATATTGATGTGCTTTTAGGCGGTGGGGGTAGTATGAATTTGGAGGCTTGCTATCTTGGGATTCCCACGATTTCGGTGCGTTCGCTTTTTTTGTTTCACGATAGTTTTTTGCTTGAAAATGGCTTTATGTCGCATGCAACAAATGCACAAGAAGTATTAAAGCTTGTAGAATCTATGCTTATCCACGCGCGCAAAGACAATAAAAAAGCCTTTGTCAAAGGGGATTTAGAATCTGCAAAACGCGCTATTATTCAAAGACTTAGGGAGGAGTTTTATAGCATTCCTTAA
- a CDS encoding HIRAN domain-containing protein, with translation MNPTHILIIGLQTFGSRPHLRLGRILRLEKEPQNPFDEFAIRAELPYIGIVGYVARRDSLKIGLRSQIEGCKDARGIYFDFITRAYARVEFLSEHWAICALCEPKMHFKIP, from the coding sequence TTGAATCCAACGCATATTCTTATCATCGGCTTGCAGACTTTTGGCTCGCGCCCACATTTGCGACTTGGGAGAATCCTGCGTTTAGAAAAAGAGCCGCAAAATCCCTTTGATGAGTTTGCTATCCGCGCGGAGTTGCCCTATATCGGTATTGTGGGCTATGTGGCAAGACGAGATTCTCTTAAAATTGGCCTGCGTAGCCAGATAGAGGGTTGCAAAGACGCACGCGGGATTTATTTTGATTTCATCACAAGGGCGTATGCGCGCGTTGAGTTTTTGAGCGAGCATTGGGCGATTTGCGCGCTGTGTGAGCCAAAAATGCATTTTAAAATTCCATAA
- the thyX gene encoding FAD-dependent thymidylate synthase, translated as MQVTLLHHTPIPVCSHAIRTCYQSFERGDNGGEKDIALIYKVGNKNKHSSTLEHLFYNFYIQGISRACLQELARHRIASLSVKSTRYTLKELKHTQSFLPLDSINLTRAQQFLVFCENERVNEASVLALENLRKILSEGVSNDFAKFCMPESYKTELSWSINARALQNFLELRSSKRALWEIRKLAFCIFEALPQGHKFLFEEYLENQSDEDCTQ; from the coding sequence ATGCAAGTTACACTTTTGCACCACACGCCAATTCCTGTCTGTTCGCACGCCATACGCACTTGTTATCAGTCCTTTGAGCGCGGGGATAATGGCGGAGAAAAGGATATTGCACTCATCTACAAAGTGGGGAATAAAAACAAGCATAGTTCGACTTTGGAGCATTTGTTTTATAATTTTTACATTCAAGGCATTTCGCGTGCGTGTCTGCAAGAGCTCGCACGTCACAGAATCGCAAGCCTAAGCGTGAAATCCACACGCTACACGCTCAAAGAGCTTAAACACACCCAGAGTTTTTTGCCCCTTGATTCTATCAATCTCACACGCGCGCAACAATTTTTAGTTTTTTGTGAAAATGAGCGCGTCAATGAAGCAAGTGTTTTGGCGCTAGAAAATCTAAGGAAAATCCTAAGCGAGGGTGTAAGCAACGATTTTGCAAAATTTTGTATGCCAGAATCTTACAAAACTGAGCTTTCGTGGAGTATTAATGCGAGGGCGTTACAAAATTTCTTAGAGCTTAGGAGCAGTAAGCGCGCGCTGTGGGAGATTAGGAAGCTAGCTTTTTGTATTTTTGAAGCATTGCCACAAGGACATAAATTTCTTTTTGAAGAATACCTAGAAAACCAAAGCGATGAGGACTGCACGCAATGA
- a CDS encoding pyrroline-5-carboxylate reductase yields the protein MKPSKLLVLGYGNMAHAIVKGILDSAQKFECIAIAGRDFIKAQEFCKSFATHEKASILYPQGIATNAVLELESFDSALFCIKPYGIDSFKFAGSVEIAYSVMAGIDIARIKKAISAQNYVRIMPNVGAHFGESASCVFAQSANNNDAIKVFVESFGNCVFVDSEALIDASIATSGSSPAFLALVAQSLVDCGVYHGLSFSQAQELVGQTFKGFASLLETASPESIKQSVTSPNGTTARGLACLEKLGVRGAFIQAGIESIARAQELAKK from the coding sequence ATGAAGCCTTCAAAACTGCTTGTGTTGGGCTATGGAAATATGGCGCACGCGATTGTTAAAGGGATTTTAGATTCTGCGCAAAAGTTTGAGTGCATTGCTATCGCTGGGCGTGATTTTATAAAAGCGCAGGAATTTTGCAAGAGCTTTGCTACTCACGAAAAAGCCTCGATTTTATATCCGCAAGGAATCGCTACAAATGCGGTGCTTGAGCTAGAATCTTTTGATAGCGCGCTTTTTTGTATAAAGCCTTATGGTATAGATTCTTTTAAATTTGCAGGAAGTGTGGAAATTGCTTATAGCGTGATGGCTGGCATTGATATTGCACGAATAAAAAAGGCAATTAGCGCGCAAAATTATGTGCGCATTATGCCAAATGTCGGCGCGCATTTTGGGGAATCTGCAAGTTGTGTGTTTGCACAATCTGCGAATAATAATGATGCGATAAAGGTATTTGTGGAGAGTTTTGGGAATTGTGTGTTTGTGGATTCTGAAGCGCTCATTGATGCTTCAATTGCTACAAGCGGGAGCTCACCGGCATTTTTAGCACTTGTGGCGCAGAGTCTTGTTGATTGTGGCGTGTATCACGGACTTAGTTTTTCACAAGCGCAAGAGCTTGTAGGACAGACTTTCAAAGGCTTTGCCTCACTTTTAGAAACAGCCTCACCAGAATCTATTAAGCAGTCCGTCACAAGTCCCAATGGTACAACAGCACGCGGTTTAGCGTGTTTAGAAAAACTCGGCGTGCGCGGGGCGTTTATCCAAGCAGGCATTGAATCCATCGCCCGCGCTCAAGAATTAGCAAAAAAATAA
- the fliW gene encoding flagellar assembly protein FliW yields the protein MLFEIKSPILGFEHVKAMRLERIDDIFLRITNTESSVPSFTLINPFVLREYEFEIPTALELLLDLKNCKNILVANIMVLQKPLEDSTINFLAPLVFNFDNKTMAQVVLDSLEYPQYSIAEPFKNFCETPKDENPKPQDS from the coding sequence ATGCTTTTTGAGATCAAGTCACCAATTTTGGGTTTTGAGCATGTCAAAGCGATGAGGCTTGAGCGCATTGATGATATTTTTTTGCGTATTACTAATACTGAAAGTAGTGTGCCTTCCTTTACGCTCATTAATCCCTTTGTCTTGCGTGAATATGAGTTTGAAATCCCCACAGCTTTAGAGCTTTTACTTGATTTGAAAAATTGCAAAAATATCCTCGTAGCAAATATTATGGTGTTGCAAAAGCCTTTAGAAGATTCTACGATTAATTTTCTCGCGCCATTAGTGTTTAATTTTGATAATAAAACAATGGCACAGGTGGTGCTTGATAGCCTTGAATATCCGCAATACTCGATTGCCGAGCCTTTCAAAAACTTCTGCGAAACACCAAAAGATGAAAACCCAAAGCCACAAGATTCTTAA
- the bamD gene encoding outer membrane protein assembly factor BamD, with the protein MKSFLSLLFPLFLLFSACTKKELEYNKPATYWYENILKEINFGNLESADSHFSSLQSEHINSPLLPESMLILAQAHMDKEEYLLATFYVDEYAKRYSSFDDQDYLGYLKILANYYGFKNYAKDQEFIARSIDEIVEYLDTFPKSRYTPFVEYIYIKFKLGENELNESIANVYRRKGKIEASKDYLSRNQEVLEGIKIKPSYIPWYVRMFNW; encoded by the coding sequence ATGAAGTCTTTTTTGTCACTTTTATTTCCTTTGTTTTTGTTGTTTAGCGCTTGCACGAAAAAAGAGTTAGAATACAACAAACCAGCGACTTATTGGTATGAAAATATTTTGAAAGAAATCAATTTTGGGAATCTAGAAAGCGCGGATTCTCACTTTTCCTCCTTGCAGTCAGAGCATATCAACTCACCTCTTTTGCCAGAATCTATGCTGATTTTAGCACAGGCACATATGGATAAAGAAGAGTATTTGCTCGCAACTTTTTATGTCGATGAGTATGCAAAGCGCTATTCAAGCTTTGATGACCAAGATTATTTAGGATATTTAAAAATTCTTGCAAACTACTATGGGTTTAAAAACTACGCCAAAGACCAAGAATTTATCGCGCGCTCCATTGATGAGATTGTAGAATATTTAGATACCTTCCCAAAGAGCCGTTATACGCCATTTGTGGAATATATTTATATCAAGTTTAAGCTCGGCGAAAATGAGCTTAATGAATCTATCGCAAATGTGTATAGACGCAAAGGCAAGATTGAGGCAAGCAAAGATTATCTCTCGCGCAATCAAGAGGTTTTAGAAGGCATAAAAATCAAACCCTCATATATCCCGTGGTATGTAAGAATGTTTAATTGGTAA
- the lon gene encoding endopeptidase La: MKENIEFPLIVPILVQDDLFIYPFMIAPVYINDDENVQAVDKAMEGNDLILISSPKDSESSDEALYDVGVLGSIMRKVAMPDGKTKLLFQGLYRAKIEKIISDNPLQALVDVISYESYEENTVNALLEILREKVKILANTSQRFPPDLLKTIEDNHEPNRIIDLVASSMRLKKEPAYKLFAQDSVLSRLELIIEYVMEEIQAQRIQKEIKSKVHNKMEQINKEYFLKEQLKLIQKELGENPKDEEIERYKQKLETLRPAMNEDAYKEIKKQIERLSRMHQDSADANLLQNYVEWCLEIPFDKQSKTKISISTLQKQLDSDHYALKKPKERIIEYFAVRELSSMRKKDSKDSKGTILCFFGPPGVGKTSLANSIAKATKRSLVRIALGGLEDVSELRGHRRTYIGAMPGRITQGLIEAKEMNPVIVLDEIDKVAKNYRGDPTSALLEILDPEQNSAFRDYYTNFNLDLSRVIFIATANDIGTIPPPLRDRMEFIEISSYTPQEKFQIARKYLIPQELEKHALKSPEVTISSEALKEIIEKYTRESGVRGLRRQIASIMRKSAKEILNKKEATKISITPRNVGQFLEKIVFEISPNDAKDKTGVTNGLAWTSVGGDVLKIEAIKIKGKGALTLTGSMGDVMKESAKIAHSVVKTLFDKKFLQNKRQKLPKDSQIYTLFDIHLHIPEGATPKDGPSAGITMACTIASILSERKVRAQIAMTGELTLTGAVLPIGGLKEKLIAAHKTGIKKVLIPRKNYERDLGDIEQEVKQNLEIVGVDTIEEVLELALV, translated from the coding sequence ATGAAAGAAAATATTGAATTCCCCCTTATTGTGCCAATTTTGGTGCAAGATGATTTATTTATCTATCCTTTTATGATAGCGCCGGTGTATATCAATGACGATGAAAATGTGCAGGCTGTGGATAAGGCGATGGAGGGCAATGATCTTATTTTGATTAGCTCGCCAAAGGATTCTGAATCTAGCGATGAAGCATTGTATGATGTGGGTGTGCTAGGCTCGATAATGCGAAAAGTCGCAATGCCTGATGGCAAAACAAAGCTCCTTTTTCAGGGGTTGTATCGCGCAAAGATTGAAAAAATCATCTCTGACAATCCACTGCAAGCACTTGTCGATGTGATTTCTTATGAATCTTATGAGGAAAACACCGTAAATGCGTTGCTTGAAATCCTGCGCGAAAAGGTAAAGATTCTCGCAAATACAAGCCAACGCTTTCCACCGGATTTACTAAAAACCATTGAAGACAATCACGAGCCAAATAGAATCATCGATCTTGTCGCTTCTAGTATGCGTCTAAAAAAAGAGCCTGCATATAAGCTTTTCGCGCAAGATAGCGTGCTTTCTCGCTTAGAGCTTATCATTGAATATGTGATGGAAGAGATACAAGCCCAACGCATACAAAAAGAAATCAAATCCAAAGTTCATAATAAAATGGAGCAAATCAACAAAGAATATTTTCTCAAAGAGCAGCTAAAGCTTATCCAAAAAGAGCTGGGCGAAAATCCAAAAGATGAGGAAATAGAGCGCTACAAACAAAAGCTAGAAACTCTGCGTCCTGCGATGAATGAAGATGCGTATAAGGAAATAAAAAAGCAAATTGAGCGCCTCTCTCGAATGCACCAAGATAGTGCAGATGCGAACTTATTGCAAAATTATGTGGAATGGTGTTTAGAAATCCCATTTGACAAGCAATCCAAAACAAAAATTTCAATCAGCACTTTGCAAAAGCAGCTAGACAGTGACCACTACGCACTAAAAAAACCAAAAGAGCGCATAATTGAGTATTTTGCAGTGCGGGAACTCTCATCTATGCGCAAAAAAGATTCTAAGGATTCTAAAGGCACGATTTTATGCTTTTTTGGACCGCCTGGAGTTGGGAAAACAAGCCTTGCAAATTCTATTGCCAAAGCCACAAAACGCTCGCTTGTGAGAATTGCACTCGGTGGATTAGAAGATGTGAGCGAGTTGCGCGGGCATAGACGCACCTATATTGGCGCGATGCCGGGCAGAATCACACAAGGGCTAATAGAGGCAAAAGAAATGAATCCAGTCATCGTGCTTGATGAGATTGACAAAGTAGCAAAAAACTATCGAGGTGATCCGACAAGCGCACTTTTAGAGATTTTAGACCCAGAGCAAAATAGCGCGTTTAGGGATTATTACACAAATTTTAACCTTGATTTGTCTCGTGTGATTTTTATCGCCACGGCAAATGACATTGGCACGATTCCGCCACCTTTGCGCGATAGAATGGAGTTTATAGAGATTTCAAGCTACACACCGCAAGAAAAGTTCCAAATCGCGCGCAAATACCTAATCCCTCAAGAGCTAGAAAAGCACGCGTTAAAAAGCCCAGAGGTAACAATCTCAAGCGAGGCACTCAAAGAAATCATCGAAAAATACACAAGAGAATCGGGCGTGCGTGGATTGCGCCGACAGATTGCAAGCATTATGCGCAAGAGTGCAAAAGAAATTCTTAATAAAAAAGAAGCAACAAAAATTAGCATTACCCCACGCAATGTAGGGCAGTTTTTGGAAAAAATCGTTTTTGAAATTTCCCCAAATGACGCAAAAGATAAAACCGGCGTGACAAATGGGCTTGCTTGGACGAGTGTAGGTGGCGATGTGCTAAAAATCGAGGCGATTAAGATTAAAGGCAAGGGTGCTTTGACACTTACAGGAAGTATGGGCGATGTGATGAAAGAATCTGCTAAAATCGCGCATTCTGTGGTGAAGACACTATTTGATAAAAAATTCTTGCAGAACAAAAGGCAAAAATTACCTAAAGATTCTCAAATTTATACGCTTTTTGATATTCACTTACATATCCCAGAAGGCGCCACGCCAAAAGATGGTCCGAGTGCGGGCATCACAATGGCTTGCACGATTGCTTCAATTTTGAGTGAAAGAAAGGTGCGCGCACAAATCGCTATGACAGGCGAGCTCACGCTCACAGGCGCGGTTTTGCCAATCGGTGGATTGAAAGAAAAGCTCATCGCTGCGCATAAGACAGGTATTAAAAAAGTGCTTATCCCGCGCAAAAACTATGAACGCGATTTGGGTGATATAGAACAGGAAGTAAAGCAAAATTTGGAGATTGTAGGCGTTGATACAATCGAAGAAGTTTTGGAGCTCGCGCTTGTGTGA
- a CDS encoding methyltransferase family protein has product MILKEKFKKEGDFLFRYRSYLPLAIIPMFLLCLWSFGQNLIYMQGFTISLMGVSPIFSGYNTALILLALFVGLLGQFVRILVAGYVPRDTSGRNTKEQKANVLNTTGMYSLCRNPLYLGNFLMMLSPIILLGNWLFALVFALGFWLYYERIIYAEEAFLTQKFCDEYLAWAKDTPAFLPNFKAYKKSELDFSMKSMLKREYHSLFGLAVSLAFAYYMIALYAFRSFKVPLEPILSVFFVLCALIYVSMLILVKKTKLFEIEGR; this is encoded by the coding sequence ATGATTTTAAAAGAGAAATTTAAAAAAGAAGGCGATTTTTTATTTAGATATCGCAGTTACCTGCCTTTGGCAATTATTCCGATGTTTTTACTCTGCCTTTGGAGCTTTGGGCAAAATCTCATTTATATGCAGGGTTTTACTATCTCGCTTATGGGTGTAAGCCCGATTTTTAGCGGGTATAACACCGCGCTTATTCTTTTGGCACTTTTTGTTGGATTGCTAGGGCAGTTTGTGAGAATCCTTGTGGCTGGCTATGTCCCGCGCGATACTTCAGGGCGCAATACAAAAGAGCAAAAAGCAAACGTGCTAAACACCACAGGTATGTATTCACTTTGTCGCAATCCGCTCTATCTTGGAAATTTTTTGATGATGCTCTCTCCTATCATTTTGCTTGGAAATTGGCTTTTTGCGCTTGTGTTTGCGCTTGGTTTCTGGCTATATTATGAGCGCATAATTTACGCTGAAGAGGCATTTTTAACGCAAAAATTTTGCGATGAATATTTAGCGTGGGCAAAAGATACTCCAGCTTTTTTACCAAACTTTAAAGCATACAAAAAAAGCGAGCTTGATTTCAGTATGAAATCTATGCTTAAGAGAGAATACCACTCGCTTTTTGGGCTAGCAGTCTCACTTGCCTTTGCGTATTATATGATTGCATTGTATGCTTTTAGAAGTTTCAAAGTCCCGCTTGAGCCGATTTTAAGCGTGTTTTTTGTGCTATGCGCGCTCATTTATGTGAGTATGTTAATTTTGGTCAAGAAAACAAAGCTTTTTGAGATCGAGGGACGCTAA
- a CDS encoding ferritin-like domain-containing protein translates to MAQQTHSLVLDSLPLGKLFFLRLENAFLLAQKGDCIALTSKLDNLEHELLSWCQFKGERFLEKKAQKHCFTYLLQKHSHTAFPHFQTPQQNSIRPLAPDDLGLAARGSITELASPNYYFELTSKQEIWSEKLGRLYEDSKLSQWSATNDIAWSEIPQYSPALEFATAQIMTYLVENEFSALYVPSKFLSKISPYYYEVPLLLSSIIGDEARHIEVFIKRANATGLGLQYSTRTTQQSLFTLFKEDDYLRSSFLLHIMGEGTFVDLLHFLESHAKDTPTKKLLYLARKDEMRHVAYGMNNIKNALLCNPQKVEILKNAVFKRKQYLDELSGESTLLLESLCVFAGGGEQSAQVKRGFEKLENLKAKMQKNRTKRLVECGIDAELAYEMSKAHTPNFM, encoded by the coding sequence ATGGCACAACAAACACATTCTCTCGTTTTAGATTCTCTTCCTCTTGGCAAGCTTTTTTTCTTGCGTTTAGAAAATGCCTTTTTACTCGCGCAAAAGGGCGATTGTATCGCGCTTACAAGCAAGCTTGATAATTTAGAACACGAGTTGCTTTCATGGTGTCAGTTTAAAGGCGAGCGGTTTTTAGAAAAAAAAGCGCAAAAACACTGCTTTACTTATCTTTTACAAAAGCATTCTCACACGGCTTTCCCACATTTCCAAACTCCACAGCAAAACTCCATTCGACCACTAGCCCCCGATGATTTAGGGCTTGCTGCGCGTGGGAGCATCACTGAGCTTGCTAGCCCAAATTATTATTTTGAGCTCACTTCAAAGCAAGAGATTTGGAGCGAAAAGCTAGGAAGACTCTATGAAGATTCTAAACTCTCACAATGGAGCGCCACAAATGATATTGCTTGGAGTGAGATTCCGCAGTATTCCCCTGCGCTAGAGTTTGCCACCGCACAGATTATGACTTATTTGGTGGAAAATGAGTTTTCTGCGCTCTATGTGCCTTCAAAATTTTTATCAAAAATTTCGCCCTATTATTATGAAGTGCCGCTTTTGCTTAGCTCTATTATTGGCGATGAGGCACGACATATAGAGGTTTTTATCAAGCGTGCAAATGCCACAGGACTTGGGCTTCAGTATTCCACACGCACAACGCAGCAGAGCCTTTTTACGCTTTTTAAAGAAGATGACTACTTGAGATCAAGCTTTTTGCTTCATATTATGGGGGAGGGGACATTTGTGGATTTATTGCATTTTTTGGAATCTCACGCCAAAGACACGCCCACAAAAAAGCTTCTCTACCTCGCGCGCAAAGATGAAATGCGCCATGTGGCGTATGGAATGAATAATATTAAAAACGCACTTTTGTGTAATCCGCAAAAAGTCGAGATTCTCAAAAATGCCGTTTTCAAGCGCAAGCAGTATTTAGATGAGCTAAGTGGAGAATCCACTTTGCTTTTAGAATCTCTTTGTGTCTTTGCCGGTGGAGGCGAACAAAGCGCGCAGGTAAAAAGGGGCTTTGAAAAGCTAGAAAATCTCAAAGCAAAAATGCAAAAAAACCGCACAAAAAGACTTGTAGAATGCGGGATAGATGCGGAGCTAGCGTATGAAATGAGTAAGGCACACACGCCAAATTTTATGTAA